atatatatacatatatatatatatatacatatatatacacatatatatatatatatatatatatatacatatatatatatatatacatacatatatatatatatatatacacatacatatatatatacacatatatatatatacacacatatatatatatatatatacacacatatatatatacacacatatatatatacacacatatatatatatatatatatatatatatatatatatatatatatatatatatatacatatatatatatatatatatatatatacatacatatgtaatattataatatattatattatattatatatataattttaatacattttaataacttaaaatatattaaatatattttatattctataATAAACAtgatatttctattttaaaattttatctatatatttttaacttCCATCCATTctctataccacttagtccaattcaggttGCAGGAAaactggagtctatcccagcaattatcaggcaagaggcaggtacacctggaccgGTCGCCAGTCCGTTGCagatatttttagtttattttatttaaatttatttttatctatatattatatatatatatattttttttacatatttacacatctaCTCATGTACATGTGCATTACAAAGCCCACATCACAATGTAcctacaacacatttaatccCTGGTATCAGGAGCTGAAGAATACAATATTTCACATAATGATTAAAGTAACTTTTACAGGAactagaaattattttaaataaacattggTGTACATTTCCAGATCTTTGTAATAATCCTGActacctgaactgactcacctcttGACAAAAACTGAAGTCAGATCTATTAAGTAAGAATGATATAACAGATATAACAAGTTATCCATAGGTATGTGTGAAATCTACCCAATATGTAGcttttaatgaaacaaaatgttttgtttgtgcttaAAGACAAGACAATGCACAGCTTAAAAGACCTGATTAGATTACAGCGTCTAACAGTGATGTCAGGTGCTGCTGCATACCTGCATCCAGAAGAAGAGTCTTTTAGAGCCAGCCTTAAACTTCAGCACATAAACGCGGCCAGTGGTGCACTGGTTCACCCGTTTGAACTCACAGTCATCAGGGAAGATGATCAGGTCCTAAATGGGGACATGAGGAGGGATATTAAAAATTCCACAGCAGCTCAGCtagaattaagaaaaaaaaaacaaaaacaaaaccccaGACTGCATCACCCACATCATCCACGTTCCCAGTCGTCCGATCCTTCCAGCAGAAGTGGATGAGGGAGTCATCCGTCTGCTGAATGTAGACCTGACCCTTACGCTTGTCAGGAGTCACTGTGCTGCCCTTCATGGTCATCTTTCCAGCCCGAAACTCCACCAGGTACTTGCTGGAAGAACCGCGGGAGCCAGAGACCATGCTGGGGAACAGAGCTCCAGATGCCATGATGAAGACGAGGGGCTGCTGCAGgggtggagaggaggaagaatcACAATACGAACATAAAACTTTAGGTAAATTAGTACAACAGTTCACTTTTTATGTACAGaagaacatatatatatatatatatatatatatatatatataaaatttgaaGAAGTGACGTTGAATATCTTTTAGTCTGATCAAAAGAACCCAGTCCATGTTTGAAGGACTACTTAAGGCCTGATGGATTAATAGATTAGTTGGtgattctttgtctttttttccccactaaaTTTTTAGACCATGTGATCTGAATGAGACAGAAGCTGGTGCAGACTAAAAACAGCTTTGACGTTAAACATACACCATTTAAGCATGCGTCTTAACCAGCAGATTAATTTCTATTCATTCTtgattgcatttattttttgcagCCCACCTCCTTGTTCAGTGAAAATGCTCTGCAATAAGCACGCAGTAATAAAGCTCCCCTAGCCTGACATGgcaaacattaatttaaatgacaaaGTCATTTAGAAGGATTTGAAGGAGGCAATGTTACTGGAACAAGACTCATCCCACAGCTTCAATAATAATACAGAAACTGGAGCACACTTGGGCTACAGACGCACCACAGATGACTCTGCATCCAGCAGCCATCAACCCGTTTCCAGCTCCGCGCGGTCACGACCGAGCTGCAGTTTCACATTTCACCTACGAACAAAAAATACAACCGGCGTCTATGTGCACGGCTGAAAACAGGTGAATGATAACATGTTTATACTCACATTTGTCTGTGAATTATCGCCGTCTTGCAGAAGGATCAAACTCAGCGATGTTTTTTGGGTTTGGCTGACCGGTACTGGTGCTTCCTTCTGATTGGTCGAATGGTGTGTCAATAATGGGGGGTTCAAATCCACTGCGCATGTTCGGTAGAGGTTacacacagaccagttaaaATGAATATCTATTATAGTATAGTATTTTGAAAAGactaataaatgattaaataaactgaatataaaGCATAAGTctgtaaatacaaattaaaaatgcattagGGAAATATTTTGCTACATTATTTGTAGAAAAAAGAATTGtttgaatgtaaaatgtttcaCAAAGACAGCAGCCTTCAGTATAATCACCTTTGAACTTTCAGTTTGTTGAACCATTATTTATGTTAGCATGTGTttgccttgaagcagatgggctacagcagtgGAAGACCACACAGGGTGcaactcctgtcagctaagatcAGGAATCTGAGTCTTcatttcacacagactcaccaaaattggacaatataagatggagaaacgttgctggtctgacgaatctccatttcagctccacatttagaTGCAACGGTCAGAATTTGAAGGAAACAGCATGATAGCATGGATCAATCCcggtgttgctggtgttgtaATGGTGTTGTAATATTTTCTTGGTAGACTTTTGGGTCACTTAGTTCCAACAAAGGCCTCCACattcaccagatctcagtccaatagagcagctttgggatgtggtggaatgggagattctcatcatggatgtgcaacAACTGTGATGCTAtaatgtcaatatggagcaaaatctctgaggaatgtttccagcaCCTTGTTGAATATATGCCATGAAGAATTAAGATAGTTCTGAAGGCATAGcggggtccaacccggtactagtaaggtggacctaataaagtggtaaATGTGTTTACTgattgttttatgtcatttatgaGGCTGCCTTCAGGGGGCACATTTAGCAAAGAgaaaatttgtcattttcattaGTTAAAGGACATTTTCAGGCAACTGTTCCTTTTGAATAACAGTAAACGCTAAGTGGGAAGAATCTGTATGAACAAGTAGCCTCTTCTTGTTACTTGTatgttttgtattacttttttctgttttttttagaatgtGTTAAAGGACTTTTAGACATCTAAAAAAAGTGTCCAGTTTTTACACAAGAAAGAAGCAAAGATCAGACTAAgtttatatgtgtatgtgtatatatacagtacatccggaaagtattcacagcgcttcactttttccacattatgttacagcttcattccaaattatattaaattaagctcttacctcaatattctacacacaataccccattttgacaaggtgaaaaaagtttttttttttaagtttttgaatttataaaaaatggaaaactaagaaatcacatttacataagtattcacagcctttgcttaatactttgttgatccacctttggcagcaattacagcctCAAGTCTTTTTGGATATGATGCTACAAGCTTAGCACACCTATCTTTAGGCAGTTTCACCCATTCTTCTTTGCAGTACTTCTCAAGCTCCTTCAGGTTGGATGGGAGACGTCTatgcacagccattttcagatctctccagagatgttcaatcggattcaagtctggactctggctgggccactccAGGACCTTCAAAGAGTGGTTCTGAAGCCACTCCTTTGAGATCTTGGCTGTgtgctttgggtcattgtcctgctgaaaaataTACCGTCGCCCCAGTCTGAGATCTCTGTATATTTCTGCAGTCATCTTTCCTTCTATCCTGACTAGTCTgccagttcctgctgctgaaaaacatccccatagcatgatgctgccaccaccatgcttcactgtagggatggtattggcctggtgatgagcggtgcctggtttcctccaaacatgacgCCTGGTATTCACACCAAAGAGTTCAAGCTTTGTCACATCAGAccagagaattttgtttctcatggtctGAGAGTCATTCAGGTGCCTTTTGGCAAACTCAAGACGGGCTGCCATGTGCCTTTTACTAAGGAGTGGCTTTAGTCTTGCCACTCTACCATACAgtcctgattggtggattgctgcagagatggtggtccttctggaaggttctcctctctccacagaGGAATGCTGGAGCTCTGCCAGAGTGACCATCGGGTTCTTGGTCACCTCCCTGACTAAGGCCCTTCTCCCCTGATTGCTCAGTGTAGACGGCCGGCCGGCTCTAGGAAGAGTCCTGGTGGTTCCAAATATCTTCCATTTACGAATGATCGAGGCCACTGTGCTCATTGGGAccttcaaagcagcagaaatttttCTGTATCTTTCCCCAGATTTGTGCCTCAAGACAATCCTGTCTCGGAGGTCTACAGACAATTCCTTCGACTTCATACTTGGTGTTTGTGCTCTGACATGCATGGTCAACTGTGGGACCTTATATAGACAGGTGTGTGCCTTTCCAAATCATGTCCAATCAACTGAATTTACCACAGGTGGACTCCAATTAAGCTGTAGAAACATCTCAAGGCTTATCAGTGGGAACAGGATGCACCTGGGCTCAATTTTGAGCTCCATGGCAAAGgttgtgaatacttatgtaaatgtgatttcttcgttttccatttttaataaattcaaaaaatctcaaagaaaaacttttttcaccttgtcataatgaggtattgtgtgtagaattttgaggtaagagcttaatttaatataatttggaatgaagctgtaacataaagtgtggaaaaagtgaagcgctgtgaatactttccggatgcacTGTATATATAACTGTTTCATGAAGAAAAACTGCATCTTGAACCCCTTCAGGCTGATTTTATAACCAAATGGTTGACAACCACAACACTCACTGTCCAAAGACAAAGAAGGTCATTTAGAAGTCCataatttatttcttaaatatgCTTTGTATGCACATGGTTGTGTATGGAACACAAAGGGGGAAAAATTTTGATCAACCAACATacaatgtaaacattttcaaatgGATGCTCGACAAAGAGAAGAAGGGGTAAAGAGATGAGAAGAAGGGGTAAAGAGATGAGAAGCATCATCAGATTGAATCTGTGCCTCTAAATGCCTGCAGGCctcacaaagtgctttaaatcCAGAGTAAAGGGTGGAGCAATTGAGGGGGATGACAGATTTCACTGTACATTTATGTGCATAGGACTGTGAGTGTTCAAATGTGCAGGTTTTAGTGCTTGAAaacgaaaaagaaaaactgatctGATCCAATATCTGCTGCAGTTTCTACATATAGTATGTAGAGTTGCACACAACACTCATCGGCTGCCTCTGCAGTGCATGGCACGCGCTGGCTACTCGCTGGAGAAGAACTAGGTGTTGGGTTTTTCACATTACAGGAGAGCCGTCTGGATGGATCAGCTTGCATAGGTTTGTGATGACTAAAGCATCCCGTTTCCTCACTGTGCCTGAAGACACAGCTCTGACTTTAAAATGACTCTCAAATTGGAAACTTTCAGCGGAGTCACACATGTTCATGTGTGAAGAGAGGAGGCTGCCAGGAGTCGGTCTGACCCTGTTTTCTTGGTAAAACCAAGTTTCTCAAGCTGAGAGGGCACACCTCCCCTGGCGGTTTTCAGAAGGCATGGTTAACATTAAAATTcgctctctttttccatttaattctaACAGACATGACACTTGCTTTTTACTTGTATCTCCAGAGGATGCTTGACTTCAGAACTTGTCACAATCACTCATTTTCTAAATTTTTCCAGTTTATATTTATACAACCAGCTGTTAATAAATCTGAGCACATTCCAGAAAGAAACTCCTAATAAGTACATCAGCATATTTTAATGGCACTAATTTGCTAAAATGTCTATGTCTCAAGTTATAGCTCAAAGTTTACAAACTACATCCATGTCTAtgttatgttttgtgtttacagGTTCAGATTTCCAAAAAGAAGGAATAAAGAttcttttacattaaatatatttatttacacacaatTGATGCTGTCACTGGCTGAAAAATTATAACTGGATTTCTGAAACTTTCCTAAACTTCATTGCGAGGGTGAAAAGGCAAAGGGCCTGGGGAGGAAGCCATAGTGTCAGAACTCTCCTGTAGCCAGTCCTctctgttttagtttatttttagtgtttttcttttttacacaaacatttgTATACTCAgtgcagaaaagctttttatgGCTTTAACTTGTGTAAATGAACATCTTGGTGAGCATGCATGCACCAGTTGTTCTACACATCATCTATATTACAGCAGAAAACAGCAAATGTACTGACAATACGTTTACTGTAGCTGTAAACGTGATAATAAGCAGCTTTAACTTCTAACACAAGTCTCTATTCACAGAAACACTTGTGATCATTTTAAAGATGTTAAGtgctaattaaaataaacatctagATTCCAAGTCGGTTATATAAAAGTAGCGGATGTGTTTGAATAGCCCCTGATATTTGAATGCAACTTGACAGAAGTGTGTGGTTTGCCTACAAGTAATATGATGGTTGAGCACCTGAactaaaactgaatatttatcttttgtgtcctgcagcagcttgttCACCACTTCAGAGATCGCACTGGCAGCTGGTTTAAAATCCTTGAATGATGAGTACCATACATTTTCAGGGTGTATAACTGTGAAGATATTTGACGTCAACATTTACAGTCAGTCACCTCTAAAATTCACAATATTACACCTCTCCTGCAGAGCATGTTCACAGTCAGCTGCAGAGCATCTGATTGACAGATTTCACTTTTCACTGATTCTAACGACAGTACCATTGAGAATCTGGCCATCACAAAGTCACAAATCTGAGATGCTGAGAAATAAAGTGAATCCAATTGGATAAGTGTCTTCTGTGTCAAAAAATGTTGGGACAGTCAGTGTAATTCCTGTCAAAGTATCCACCTGTGTATAACCAATCTTCAGCTCCAGTGTGAGGGTTTGTTCCGAGCTGGAACCACCTGAGGAGACATGACACATACAAGAGGTGCTTTTAATGATGGGGTGATGAGACATGCTGCACCAAGTGAGCAAAAAACAGTCCTGAAAACGCATTAAAGGTGTTATTGAAGGAGCTTCCGGTTCATgttgaaattagaaaaaaataaggaaTCTACTGGGGGCAGAAAGTATAAAAGTCCACATCAAAGTCTAAGCAGcagttttaatcatttcaaaGTCTTAATACagtttaatcaggtgtgttagaaaaataataaccCCTTTCTACAGTTGTTTGCATAATCAACcagagacagattttttttaactgtatggCAAGCCCTAGTGGCCATATGAGGAATTGCAGATTTTGAAACTTCAATGTTGCAGGACTTTCCTGTATAGTTTGGAGAGACCTACTCTTTCAAAACATGGCGTGGTGTTCAACTTTTGACTGCTGTATTAGCTCattaaaaggcaaaaacaaataaataataaaataaattaaacagatgagtttacacacacaaaatcctTGACCTGTACAGACAGGTCCAACAAGCACTAAAGCGTGTGCGtgtgtacatatacacacacacacacacacatatacatatatattatcatatatatacacacatacatatatatacatatatatacacacacacacacatatatatatatatatatatatatatatatacacacacacacacacacacatatatatatatatatatatatatatatatatacacacacacacacacacatatatatatatacacacacacacacacacacatatatacacacacacacacacacatatatacacacacacacacacacacacacacacacacacacacacatatatatatatatatatatatatatatatatatattatatatacacacacatatacatacacacacacacatacatacatacatatacatatacactatatacacatatatatacacatatacactatatacatatatatatatacatatacactatatacacatatatatatatatatatacacatatacactatatacatatatatatatacatatacactatatacacatatatatatatatatacacacatatatatatatatatatatatatacatatacactatatacacatatatatatatatatatatatatatatatatatacactatatacacatatatatatatatatatacatatacatatatatatatatacatatacatatatatatatatatatatatacatatacatatatatatatatatacatatacatatatatatatatatatatatacatatacatatatatatatatatatatatatatatatatatatatatatatatatatatatatatatatatatatgtacacacacgcacacacaattAATACAAGAcacaattaagtaattaatTGCATCACATTTTTTACGGAATTAATGCACCCTCACTTTTCccagtgagagggttcaacatcTGCACTTttcctgtattaaaaaaaaaaataataataaaaaaaatatttctgaattaaaaagaaacctgTCAGTTCTGTAGAAATGTCGCTGCTCTACTCTTGACTATCTCTCCTCTTCCCTCCCCTGTTGTTCCGTGAATCACCACACCGGCTGTGGGCGAGTTGTTATCTTGTTGCATTCCAGGATCTCTGGCTTTATCTGATAAGTTATTTCACAAATCTTCAAGCTGATGGATTTTTATCcctattttatccatttttttggggggattaCAAAAGGACCTCTTGTAATCACTGATCTTTTAAGTGCCTGTATAATACAAGTCAAAGATGCTCAGAAATAAACAGTTTAATCAAGTAATCACCTTCAAGATGATAAGTTCCTGATTCAGTTTACATCAAGATGCAGCACTCGCTAGCAGAAAACACTTCACCCCGTCTCAAGTATATTTTCTTTGGTAATTTTGTTTATTGACACATTAACTAACAACAAACAGACACAAATTTCCTCTGAATATTTAACTACATAACAGTTACTCCTGGTAAGATTatcatttaaacttttacaACACATAATTTATTATGTCAATTATTCATTAagctttttgtaaaaaaaaaaaaaaaaaaaaagtttgtaagtTATAAACACTGACCTGGTTGACCACTCCTCATCCTTGGAGCGTTCCCTTCGTGCAGCTCTCTGTTTCTCCTCTAACCGCTCCTTCTCTGTACTTGCTAAATCTGAAATAGAAACCAAACAAACCACGCAGACAGAAGGTTACTGGAGAACCACATGAGGATCCTGATAATAAAAACCTTCCCTCATGTTTATGTGAGGCTGATGATACCTATGTCTCCGTTCTCCATGGCTCTGATGTCCGGCCTCAGCCGACAGTCTGTTGGCGCCAGCAGCCTTTCCATGCTGGGCTCCAGCTCGTTCAGAGTCACGGCGAAGCTGGTAAAGTTATACAtctgcaaagaaacaaaaacaactcagGATACAAGGGAAAAGGACATCAGGTCATTAAGTGATTTATACGAACATTGTATTTGTTAATGAGTCTGAAGATGCAGAAAAGTCTTGACTAATAACAAAGAACGCTCCAATAGTTTTACACCTGTCACCTTGGAGACAGCTGTGATTTACAGATCATTGTTGAATTTGGTTAAACTGACTCTCGCTATCCCGACATGCACATCCCTGTCGCAACAGCTGGTGATGGTTGTGCTGTGCAGGGCAGTAGGTAACATCTGCGTGGACCATTAAAACCCCTGGTAAAAAATGTAGAATCACGTCTCATGGAAGATATTAGTTCAATAGTTTTACTTTGATTAAATCACTGATATGACATTATGTGGCTGAATATTCAatctttgaaaaacatttttagcaacttttttcacagctgtactTTGCATTTAAAGTTATTTCTATTCCCATCTTTAGCACCAGGTGttagtaattcttacacactgagATTCCTGAATTTATTACTGAGTAGCTATTATTTTGGTCTTTACTTGATctgataaacaacaacaacaaaaaaaactgcaacattgcttttatttatactCAGAAAGGCAGAATGATCAGCTGCTGAATGACTAAACATCTTCCatgagatttatttattgatgacTCCATCCAAACAGTTGGGATGTGTTCCTCTGAAACCGTGGGCTTCGCTCTGGGTACTCTGACTTTTAGGTTAACTGGTAATTCTACACTGAGGAGTGGGAGGATGAATGCTTGTTTTTCGTGTTGGCCTGGTGACAGACTGGTGCTTCTTACCCAGTTGTAGCTGGGATACGCTCCAGCCCCAGTTTGACTCTGAATAGGATTAAGGAGGTATCAGAGCTgtactaagacagctttttaccagctcagaaacatcaacagaattaaaagtttaatcaAATCTTAGCAGGTTGACCATATTTCTGTCagagcttttatccaaagcagtGGTCAGACAGTAGCCTAAGGCCTAAACCTAAGAAGCCAAAGGACCTTAAGCCATAGACAAGACCCTTGGAGGACCCAaatggaaggtgttaatattcatcccATGGGGGAATTGTATTCCAgtctcctgcatgggagacGGACGCTctaccaactgagctatccagccagTGAAGctatatctgtctgtctatgcAGACCAGAGTCTGCTTCGATCCACATCAAAATTCATCTGCGCATTTACACCTTCCCCAACAAACAAGACTTTCTGAGAAAATGAAATAGGATTTGGATCAGAAAGGCCGGTTGGAATGCACCCTTTAGGGACAATTTATGCTTGATGCAGACTGACGAACATGCAGACTGACGGACAGTTTTGTACATCTTGTGAGTCGGTTACACGCATAATCTGTCAGTTTTCaaggagcttagctatccgccGCTTGACGCGggagacggagcaataccacaaGAAATTGCGGGAGCAGTGTTGAGCTAACACGCAACCAACAAAAGAAActaaccagagaagaagaggaacaggaagacaaTGACGCAAAACCGCCAAATAAAAAGCACCTGAAGAGGATGAAGTTGAGAGAAActtcttcttcattgttttcttcttcttcttttggtgtttttagACGGAtgtaaacaactttatagtggtGCATTATGGCCACCAACTGGGATCAAAACGTgaaagtgaactctgaactcaacactggtaaaagacacatggaagtatgagggaGGCGACGTCTGCGTGGAGCATAATTGGGCCTTTAGTGaatgtttttaaagcactgaCCTGGGCTGAGTGTGCGGGACGCGGCGTTATCCTCCACAGTAAGGCACTTCCTGGAATCACAGTCACAGTCTCTTCAACTTCTGGCATctcatctacctcctccccTTCACAGCTAtgctcctacacacacacacagacacacacacatccagatTAACAACACAGTCACACATGGACTGATGAGCTTAAGCTAACTGTACATACAGGTGATTCACAGAACTACAGTTGCCACAAATTCAACACGTCTCTCAAGCAACAACGCATGTCATTGCAAGACATCATGGATCAGTGCTGGCAATGATCTAATCATACACTACACTCTGAACATAACTAGACAACATAAGTAGCACACTACAGATATCAAATACACTTTTACCTTACCTGCTACTAATGCCACTGCATGTTATTGTGAAAGGAAAAGATACCGTTTGAGAAAAGAGTTTCAGTCACATGTAAAACATGGTTTAGACAAACGTGTGAGCAAATACTTAAGTGGCATTTCATCTCAGCAGAGGATCACATGCGACTGGAAGAAGTGACTGTAAAGCACTTCTCACCTGTTTCAGCTTCTTTGAGTCGCCTCCCGTCTTCTTGTCAGACTTCTTGTAAGCTTCATAAAGTTTAGGGTCGATGCTGTACATGCACTCTGTCCACTTCCCATAGATCACTTGCTGCTTCTTCTTACTGTACACAGAGAAATTCAGCTTAGAGGAAACCAGTCATCCCTTTTTTAGATGCTAGACTGTTGTTCTCGCCCTCTCACTTTTTGTCTTGGATATGTCCCTCCACTTTGGCAAGGTCTTTTCCAAACATCCCACACGGTTTAAAGTTCAAAATGCACTTGTCTCCCGTGCTGAGGAATTTAACAGAAAGTCAGAATGAGTCAAGAATAATCATGAAGTTTAAAGAGCTTAAAAGTTCCTGTTATTTATCAGTAACTGTACCTGTGGTTGattatttccactgttccatACTGCTCAATCCAGAGTTTTCCCAAGATGATGTTATGCACACAACACATTGGATTTGTCCAGGTGTATGCTTCTTTATGTCTGTGATAAAATCAcagcattttaaagcattttaaataaaaattttgaccattaaaaaagcaaaagtaagacaaagtttatgtttatatatatgacaccttgtttgtgtggtttggttgaagtggagaaattagaaGCTTTAAAGTGGACAGTCCTGTccttatgtttttgttacattcccaaataattgcttggggtttgaaTAGTG
This region of Melanotaenia boesemani isolate fMelBoe1 chromosome 13, fMelBoe1.pri, whole genome shotgun sequence genomic DNA includes:
- the LOC121651547 gene encoding oxysterol-binding protein-related protein 2-like, with translation MNSEEEFFDAETGLESDDSCEVSFKDALVFDSKQVTDGSATQENGVWERRKTLPAEMISRNNFSVWSILKKCIGMELSKIAMPVVFNEPLSFLQRISEYMEHTHLIHKACSLSDSIERMQVVAAFAVSAVASQWERTGKPFNPLLGETYELIREDEGYRLVSEQVSHHPPISAFHAQSLKQEFEFHGSIYPKLKFWGKSVEAEPKGTMTLELLKHKEAYTWTNPMCCVHNIILGKLWIEQYGTVEIINHSTGDKCILNFKPCGMFGKDLAKVEGHIQDKNKKKQQVIYGKWTECMYSIDPKLYEAYKKSDKKTGGDSKKLKQEHSCEGEEVDEMPEVEETVTVIPGSALLWRITPRPAHSAQMYNFTSFAVTLNELEPSMERLLAPTDCRLRPDIRAMENGDIDLASTEKERLEEKQRAARRERSKDEEWSTRWFQLGTNPHTGAEDWLYTGGYFDRNYTDCPNIF